The proteins below are encoded in one region of Stigmatopora argus isolate UIUO_Sarg chromosome 2, RoL_Sarg_1.0, whole genome shotgun sequence:
- the dkk3a gene encoding dickkopf-related protein 3a — MYKSKIAAKFPRGCCVLDGSSRCLRAVLGCGHIPQLPPLARISQLSYRERAGSRQRRLLFTITPTSDENCVHLQTAHCAERAQGRIPMQSHVTQCPPSRLPSAASSIQVMMKLLSRPNMQAVLLLLTLLLPCNGILPELLHPGIHLILDNPVQDDGHSVAGDDQLNTQHRETNISTTTVSPELDNHIDTGCVTTENCGKERYCLHQKHKSSCQPCKGIDVSCTEDEECCGIHLCVWGQCRPNATKGQAGSTCRHQTHCGPDLCCAFHAALLFPVCSAKPIDRERCLPPSNHLTEDGAPTKHCPCAGDLQCQHLGRGSMCLRAVDSSEEDLADSLYSSIDYIL, encoded by the exons ATGTATAAGAGTAAAATAGCAGCAAAGTTCCCTCGTGGTTGTTGCGTGCTGGACGGCAGCAGCCGGTGTTTGAGGGCGGTCCTAGGATGTGGACACATCCCACAGctgccgcctctggcccggatatCTCAGCTGTCATACAGGGAGAGAGCCGGATCTCGCCAACGGCGGCTCCTTTTCACCATCACGCCTACTTCAGATGAAAA TTGTGTTCATCTACAAACTGCACACTGCGCAGAAAGAGCTCAGGGGAGAATTCCAATGCAGAGTCATGTGACGCAGTGCCCTCCTTCTCGTCTTCCTAGTGCAGCAAGCTCCATCCAAGTGATGATGAAGCTGCTGTCTAGGCCAAACATGCAAGCTGTCCTGCTGCTTTTAACTCTTCTGCTACCTTGCAATGGCATCCTGCCGGAGTTACTGCACCCAGGAATTCACCTCATCCTGGACAATCCCGTGCAGGACGATGGACACTCGGTGGCAGGGGACGACCAGCTAAACACCCAGCATCGA GAGACAAATATCTCTACAACAACTGTGTCACCCGAGCTGGACAACCACATTGATACT GGCTGTGTAACCACTGAGAATTGCGGGAAGGAAAGATACTGTCTGCACCAAAAGCACAAATCGAGTTGTCAACCCTGCAAAGGCATTGACGTG TCGTGTACTGAGGACGAGGAGTGTTGTGGTATCCACTTGTGCGTTTGGGGTCAATGCAGACCAAATGCAACCAAAGGACAAGCTGGCAGTACGTGTCGCCATCAGACGCACTGCGGTCCTGACCTCTGCTGTGCCTTCCATGCAG CCTTACTCTTCCCAGTCTGCTCTGCTAAGCCCATTGATCGTGAGCGCTGTTTACCTCCCTCCAACCATCTGACAGAAGATGGTGCACCCACAAAACATTGTCCTTGTGCTGGGGATCTCCAGTGCCAGCACCTCGG GCGAGGGTCCATGTGTCTTCGAGCAGTCGACTCGAGCGAAGAGGATCTGGCAGACAGCCTTTACTCATCTATAGACTACATCCTCTAA